The region TGCGATGTTATTTACAATTAATAGAAAAATACACAAAGCATATAATCGTGTGAGAGAGCAGAACTTCTCTTTGAATGGATTATTGGGTACAAATATTTATAAGAAAACAGTTGGTATTATTGGTACTGGTAATATTGGAGCGGTATTCTGTCGAATGATGAAAGCGTTAGGTACTGAGGTGCTAGCATACGATATCTATAAAAATGAAGATTTGCTTAAAGATGATATTGTGCGTTATGTAGAGTTAGATGAGTTATTCTCTAAATCTGATATCATATCACTACACTGTCCATTGACTCCAGAGACACTTCATATCATTAACGAAGAGAATATCAATAAAATGAAAGACGGCGTGATGTTGATTAATACAAGTAGAGGTAAGTTGATTGATACGCATGCTGTTATACAAGCTTTGAGAAGTAAGAAGATCGGAGCATTGGGAATTGATGTGTATGAACAAGAAGAAAAAGTATTCTTTAGAGATCTCTCAGGTACAATTTTAGAAGATGAACGATTACAATTGTTAACATCTTTTCCAAATGTGCTAGTAACTGCTCACCAAGCTTTCTTTACAGATGAAGCTTTATCTCAGATCGCTTATGTGACTTTAGACAATGTTAAGCAATTCAAGGCGAATAATAAGATAGAAGGCAGAAATGCAGAATTATAAGATAAGAGAGAGTACTTAGGTACTCTTTTTTTATTAAAAACTAAAGGCTAGTATTGAAGAGATACTAGCCTTTTCGTAATAATTGAATTTAACTAACTAATTGCTTCTATTTTTGTCTTCGAAGTTTGCTTCTTTTATTGCTTTTTTGTTTTTAGAGTTACCGAATGTGTATGATGCACTAATACTGAATCTACGTGAATTCCATGAGTTACTGAATGTTTGTAAATTGTCTTTGTAATATGAAGTACCTCTACTTTTTCCGGTATTAAAAATATCTTGCATATTTATATTAATATTTAGCTTTTTGTCTAGTAATGCTAGTTTGGCTCCTAATGTTAATGAACTGTAAGAACCATATTTTGTATTATCTTCTTTATGTGGTATTTGGTGATACCAGTTAAGCAATAGTTTTAAGGTCTTTGAACTATTTACAGAGAATGTATTCTGTGAATAGTAATCAAATAGGTTTCCTTTTAGACCTATTTGTGTAGCCTCAGCATTTCTATAGTATGGAGAAGATAGGATGTATTCTAATCCTGTATTTGTTTCCCACCAAGCTGTTATTGCATTGTTATAAGAGATATCGATACCATAGTTATCACTGTTCAACATATTATATGTCGAACTCATGAATACACCATCTACGTACTTATTCATATAATCAAATTGATCAGTCATATGATAGTAATTAAGATTAACTGATAATGCACCATTAAATACGTAGCTTAATTCATAGTTATTTGTATAAGAGGGGTTTAGTTCTGGATTACCTTGATGATACGTATAACTATTAGAATAATACTTAAACGGGTTTAAAACATTAGAATATGGTCTGTTAATACGTTTAGAGTAATTAAAACTAAATGAGTGTGTCTCGTTAGGGGTAAACGATATATAGGCAGTAGGGAACCATTTACCATAAGATTTTGTAAATTGTTCATTCGTGTCTAATAGATCGCCTTTAGCTTCTGTCTGCTCATAACGCATTCCTCCTTTAACGTTCCATTTATAAGAAAGTTTTTTAGTTAAACTTACATATCCTGCGTAGTTATCTTCTGTATAGGTAAA is a window of Myroides oncorhynchi DNA encoding:
- a CDS encoding 2-hydroxyacid dehydrogenase, whose protein sequence is MKIAFFSTQPYDVTFFNKENKQFGFEFEYFETGLDEQTVNIITEGTEVVCVFVNDKVDAEVIESLVAKKVKYIALRCAGFNNVDLEAAHKHNIKVCRVPVYSPEAVAEHTLAMLFTINRKIHKAYNRVREQNFSLNGLLGTNIYKKTVGIIGTGNIGAVFCRMMKALGTEVLAYDIYKNEDLLKDDIVRYVELDELFSKSDIISLHCPLTPETLHIINEENINKMKDGVMLINTSRGKLIDTHAVIQALRSKKIGALGIDVYEQEEKVFFRDLSGTILEDERLQLLTSFPNVLVTAHQAFFTDEALSQIAYVTLDNVKQFKANNKIEGRNAEL